Proteins encoded by one window of bacterium:
- the lysA gene encoding diaminopimelate decarboxylase: MQAFNYKSGKLFAEDVSVEELARRYGTPLYVYSKSHLKERYQAIASAMAEIKPLICFSVKANSNAAVIKTLAEEGAGFDIVSGGELFRVLRAGAKANTIVFAGVGKTREEIEYALTEQIAFFTCESEPEALRISECAKRLGVTGRIAFRVNPDVDPKTHKYISTGKKENKFGLDFERTMQAYAMAAALPHIEIAGLHMHIGSQLLDAAPFGEALAKVADFCRQLKAKYPTFRYLDIGGGLGINYKPDQQALDPKTYASLLLPTLKELGLQVVMEPGRSIVGNAGILVTRVQYVKQSHFKTFIVVDAAMNDLIRPSLYQAYHEILPVNATDKTVTGDLVGPICESGDFLAQDRELPEVKERDLVVALSAGAYGFSMSSNYNSRPRAAEIMVEGDRATQIRQRETWEDLVRGEALK; this comes from the coding sequence ATGCAGGCATTTAATTACAAGTCAGGGAAGTTGTTCGCCGAGGATGTGTCCGTGGAAGAGCTGGCCCGTCGCTACGGCACCCCGCTTTATGTCTATAGTAAGTCGCACCTCAAGGAGCGGTATCAGGCGATTGCCTCAGCCATGGCCGAGATCAAGCCACTGATCTGTTTTTCCGTCAAGGCGAACAGCAATGCCGCCGTGATCAAAACCCTCGCCGAAGAAGGCGCCGGGTTCGACATCGTTTCCGGCGGGGAATTGTTCCGCGTCCTCCGCGCCGGAGCCAAGGCCAACACCATCGTGTTCGCCGGCGTCGGTAAAACGCGCGAGGAAATCGAATACGCCCTGACGGAACAGATCGCCTTTTTCACCTGCGAGTCGGAACCCGAAGCCCTCCGCATCTCCGAGTGTGCCAAACGGCTCGGCGTCACGGGCCGTATCGCCTTCCGCGTCAACCCGGATGTCGATCCCAAAACGCACAAGTACATCAGCACCGGCAAGAAGGAAAACAAGTTCGGCCTTGATTTCGAACGCACCATGCAGGCCTATGCCATGGCCGCCGCCCTGCCCCATATCGAAATTGCCGGCCTGCACATGCACATCGGCTCACAACTCCTGGACGCGGCTCCGTTCGGCGAGGCCCTGGCCAAGGTGGCCGACTTCTGCCGCCAGCTCAAAGCCAAGTACCCCACCTTCCGCTACCTGGATATCGGCGGCGGACTGGGCATCAATTACAAGCCGGACCAGCAGGCGCTGGACCCCAAGACGTATGCGTCACTCCTTCTTCCCACCCTTAAGGAGTTGGGACTGCAGGTGGTGATGGAGCCCGGTCGCAGCATCGTCGGCAACGCCGGCATCCTGGTGACGCGCGTTCAATATGTGAAGCAGAGCCATTTCAAAACCTTTATCGTGGTCGACGCCGCCATGAACGACCTGATCCGCCCTTCGCTGTATCAGGCGTATCACGAGATCCTGCCGGTCAACGCCACGGACAAGACCGTGACGGGGGACCTCGTCGGCCCGATCTGCGAATCCGGTGACTTTCTGGCACAGGATCGCGAGCTGCCGGAGGTGAAGGAGCGCGACCTGGTGGTGGCACTGAGCGCCGGCGCTTATGGCTTCTCCATGTCCTCGAATTACAACAGCCGGCCCCG